A genomic region of Pseudoalteromonas rubra contains the following coding sequences:
- a CDS encoding peroxiredoxin C: MGVLVGRKAPDFTAAAVLGNGEIVDGYNLHERIKGKKAVIFFYPLDFTFVCPSELIAFDKRYEEFQKRGVEVIGVSIDSQFSHNAWRNTPVNEGGIGPVKYDLVADVKHEICQAYDVEHPEAGVAFRGSFLIDSEGNVRHQVVNDLPLGRNIDEMLRMVDALAFHEEHGEVCPAGWTEGKKGMDASPEGVAKFLSENEGDL; encoded by the coding sequence ATGGGTGTATTAGTAGGCCGCAAGGCACCTGACTTTACAGCAGCAGCAGTTTTAGGTAACGGTGAAATCGTAGATGGTTACAATCTACATGAGCGTATTAAAGGTAAAAAAGCGGTTATTTTCTTTTACCCACTAGACTTCACTTTCGTTTGTCCTTCTGAGCTAATCGCATTTGACAAGCGTTACGAAGAATTCCAAAAGCGTGGTGTTGAAGTGATCGGTGTATCTATCGATTCTCAATTCTCTCACAACGCATGGCGTAACACCCCTGTAAACGAAGGCGGTATTGGTCCGGTTAAGTATGACCTGGTTGCTGACGTGAAGCACGAAATCTGTCAGGCATATGACGTTGAGCACCCAGAAGCTGGCGTTGCTTTCCGTGGTTCATTCCTGATCGACTCTGAAGGTAATGTACGTCACCAGGTAGTAAACGATCTGCCTCTGGGCCGTAACATCGACGAAATGCTGCGCATGGTTGACGCGCTGGCGTTCCACGAAGAGCACGGTGAAGTATGTCCAGCTGGTTGGACTGAAGGCAAAAAAGGTATGGATGCAAGCCCTGAAGGTGTTGCTAAGTTCCTATCTGAAAACGAAGGCGACCTGTAA
- the fadR gene encoding fatty acid metabolism transcriptional regulator FadR, with amino-acid sequence MRIFKAKSPAGFAEEYIVESIWNGEFPPGSILPAERELSELIGVTRTTLREVLQRLARDGWLTIQHGKPTRVNNFWETSGLNILETLARLDEDKVPELTDQLLSARTNISAIYTRAAIKFNPQSVVDILSKHAEVADTAEAFAEYDYRVHHQLASAGNNKIYVLILNGFKGLYSKIGCHYFSDPRTRELAREFYADLTALAEKGEHDGAITLMRKYGHRSGEIWQQLRGDMPDDIMD; translated from the coding sequence ATGAGAATCTTTAAAGCCAAGAGCCCAGCAGGTTTTGCTGAGGAGTATATTGTCGAGTCAATTTGGAATGGCGAATTTCCTCCCGGCTCCATTTTACCAGCCGAGCGTGAGCTGTCAGAGCTTATTGGTGTTACTCGCACCACCTTGCGTGAAGTATTACAGCGCCTGGCGCGTGATGGCTGGCTGACTATCCAGCATGGTAAGCCAACGCGGGTAAACAACTTCTGGGAAACGTCCGGTCTGAATATTCTCGAGACGCTGGCACGGCTGGACGAGGACAAGGTCCCTGAGTTGACTGACCAATTGTTGTCTGCACGTACCAACATCAGCGCTATCTATACGCGTGCGGCTATTAAGTTCAATCCTCAATCTGTGGTCGACATTTTGTCTAAGCATGCGGAAGTCGCTGATACGGCTGAAGCGTTTGCTGAGTATGACTACCGAGTTCATCATCAGCTTGCCAGTGCCGGCAACAATAAAATTTACGTGCTAATCCTTAACGGATTCAAAGGACTCTATTCAAAGATTGGCTGTCATTACTTTTCAGATCCGCGTACCCGCGAACTTGCTCGCGAGTTTTATGCTGATTTGACAGCGCTGGCAGAAAAAGGCGAGCACGACGGCGCCATTACACTGATGCGTAAATACGGTCATCGCTCTGGTGAGATTTGGCAGCAGCTACGTGGTGATATGCCTGACGACATCATGGATTAA